From Monomorium pharaonis isolate MP-MQ-018 unplaced genomic scaffold, ASM1337386v2 scaffold_458, whole genome shotgun sequence, the proteins below share one genomic window:
- the LOC118648475 gene encoding chymotrypsin-1-like isoform X1 codes for MRAFACLIFITLTYANEVYGAQSPYIVGGKIAANGKFPYQVSLKFNNKLRCSGSIINNLNVLTAAYCVVGLEDPLQNLTVHAGTNYLNVKGFVLEVAIITVHQNYDAYLRINDIALIHLKTPIKYNALVQPINLATSDKNIEGKRCTLSGWGNTQIDESIPNNLLEIELLVYPQEDCARAWTDVNVIDSHVCTLTKKGEGACYGDFGGPLVVDGVQIGIFSFGNPCALGYPDVYTRVTSFLPWIIINLKK; via the exons ATGCGTGCATTTGCTTGTCTTATATTTATCACTCTGACATACGCCAATGAag tGTACGGAGCTCAGTCTCCATACATCGTCGGTGGTAAGATTGCTGCCAATGGCAAATTTCCATATCaagtatcattaaaatttaacaacaaGCTCAGATGCAGTGGTtctatcattaataatttgaacgTGTTAACTGCAGCATATTGTGTCGTTGG GTTGGAAGATCCGCTACAGAATCTAACGGTCCATGCTGGCACAAACTATTTGAATGTAAAAGGATTTGTTCTTGAGGTAGCAATTATTACCGTTCATCAAAATTATGACGCTTATTTACGCATTAATGACATCGCTTTAATTCATCTTAAAACTCCTATCAAATACAATGCACTAGTGCAACCGATCAATCTTGCGACTTCCGATAAAAATATCGAAGGCAAGCGGTGCACATTATCCGGATGGGGAAATACACAG ATTGATGAAAGTATTCCAAATAACTTACTTGAAATTGAGCTGTTAGTTTACCCGCAAGAAGACTGCGCGAGAGCATGGACGGATGTCAATGTGATAGATAGCCATGTCTGTACTTTAACTAAAAAAGGAGAAGGAGCATGCTAC GGTGATTTTGGTGGACCTTTAGTAGTCGATGGAGTTCAAATCGGAATCTTTTCTTTCGGTAATCCCTGCGCGCTTGGATACCCAGATGTTTACACTAGAGTGACCAGTTTTCTACCttggattattataaatttgaaaaaataa
- the LOC118648475 gene encoding chymotrypsin-1-like isoform X2 — protein sequence MKCIKIIYFCQKVYGAQSPYIVGGKIAANGKFPYQVSLKFNNKLRCSGSIINNLNVLTAAYCVVGLEDPLQNLTVHAGTNYLNVKGFVLEVAIITVHQNYDAYLRINDIALIHLKTPIKYNALVQPINLATSDKNIEGKRCTLSGWGNTQIDESIPNNLLEIELLVYPQEDCARAWTDVNVIDSHVCTLTKKGEGACYGDFGGPLVVDGVQIGIFSFGNPCALGYPDVYTRVTSFLPWIIINLKK from the exons ATGAag tgtattaaaataatttatttttgtcaaaaagtGTACGGAGCTCAGTCTCCATACATCGTCGGTGGTAAGATTGCTGCCAATGGCAAATTTCCATATCaagtatcattaaaatttaacaacaaGCTCAGATGCAGTGGTtctatcattaataatttgaacgTGTTAACTGCAGCATATTGTGTCGTTGG GTTGGAAGATCCGCTACAGAATCTAACGGTCCATGCTGGCACAAACTATTTGAATGTAAAAGGATTTGTTCTTGAGGTAGCAATTATTACCGTTCATCAAAATTATGACGCTTATTTACGCATTAATGACATCGCTTTAATTCATCTTAAAACTCCTATCAAATACAATGCACTAGTGCAACCGATCAATCTTGCGACTTCCGATAAAAATATCGAAGGCAAGCGGTGCACATTATCCGGATGGGGAAATACACAG ATTGATGAAAGTATTCCAAATAACTTACTTGAAATTGAGCTGTTAGTTTACCCGCAAGAAGACTGCGCGAGAGCATGGACGGATGTCAATGTGATAGATAGCCATGTCTGTACTTTAACTAAAAAAGGAGAAGGAGCATGCTAC GGTGATTTTGGTGGACCTTTAGTAGTCGATGGAGTTCAAATCGGAATCTTTTCTTTCGGTAATCCCTGCGCGCTTGGATACCCAGATGTTTACACTAGAGTGACCAGTTTTCTACCttggattattataaatttgaaaaaataa